In Sinorhizobium numidicum, the following proteins share a genomic window:
- a CDS encoding alpha/beta fold hydrolase, translating to MGEKFLFDGPEDASVTILLAHGAGAPMDSASMAATAKALAAGKFRVARFEFAYMAARRGTDGRKPPPRAETLNPEYEEAVTALAARGPLVIGGKSMGGRVASMIADDLYTAGKIIGLLCLGYPFHPPGKPEQLRTKHLAGLKTPTLICQGTRDEFGTREEVSSYALSDKIEILWLEDGDHDLKPRKSISGFSTADHLKTVAEKVTRWADGLIR from the coding sequence ATGGGCGAAAAATTCTTGTTCGACGGACCGGAAGATGCGTCCGTCACCATTCTTCTTGCGCATGGCGCCGGGGCGCCGATGGATTCGGCCTCGATGGCGGCGACCGCCAAGGCTCTCGCTGCTGGAAAATTCCGTGTCGCCCGTTTCGAGTTCGCTTACATGGCGGCCCGGCGCGGCACAGACGGCCGCAAGCCGCCTCCCCGCGCCGAAACCCTCAATCCGGAATACGAGGAGGCCGTCACCGCGCTCGCCGCAAGAGGCCCACTTGTCATCGGCGGAAAATCCATGGGCGGCCGCGTCGCGAGCATGATTGCCGACGACCTCTATACGGCCGGCAAAATCATCGGGCTTCTTTGTCTCGGCTATCCGTTTCATCCGCCGGGCAAACCGGAACAGCTTCGCACCAAACATTTAGCCGGCCTGAAGACGCCGACTCTCATCTGCCAGGGCACTCGCGACGAATTTGGCACCCGCGAGGAAGTTTCGAGCTATGCGCTGTCGGACAAGATCGAAATTCTCTGGCTCGAGGACGGCGACCATGACCTTAAACCCCGCAAGAGCATATCCGGCTTTTCGACCGCCGATCACCTGAAGACGGTGGCCGAGAAGGTGACGAGATGGGCGGACGGCCTGATACGGTGA
- a CDS encoding tetratricopeptide repeat protein, translating into MAVAGEIFGIIGALAAFPLRLAAREVERQHGHLRRGVTRQSSYVVFGRGLLAKASEAEIEARYDAETDRNRRALSENGFLRLLGLAASPATSALTRQSVIDQSQLPPRVFDLLSLFDAFEHASEPYSFRDLILARKYAGLIASGASWSAIARSVHRSGHVASLTALSLHHGGTDTIYARRPEGLSELDGQLLFDLGTTDDAELDDLFAQAEAAEEAGDYDEAAAFYQRYLGIDRTDSVAAFNRANCLRAAGRDMEAAHDYARAIKLDPSFLEAWFNLAGLMSECGRVDAARRHLKKAIELDGDYADAIFNLAKLEFDIGNLGEARRWWIRYLELDKNSEWARAAERGVQFADIHLLPRTAD; encoded by the coding sequence ATGGCGGTAGCGGGCGAGATATTTGGCATCATCGGCGCGCTCGCCGCGTTTCCGTTGCGTCTTGCGGCACGCGAGGTCGAACGCCAACACGGGCATTTAAGGCGCGGCGTCACGCGTCAGAGCTCGTACGTGGTGTTCGGCCGCGGGCTGCTTGCAAAGGCCAGCGAGGCAGAGATCGAAGCGCGATATGACGCGGAGACCGACCGAAATAGGCGCGCCCTCAGCGAAAACGGTTTTCTTAGACTGCTGGGTTTAGCGGCATCGCCCGCGACATCGGCGCTCACACGCCAGTCGGTGATCGACCAATCTCAGCTTCCTCCCCGCGTCTTCGACCTTCTTTCGCTGTTCGACGCCTTCGAGCACGCGAGCGAACCCTATTCCTTTCGCGACCTGATCCTTGCCCGCAAATATGCCGGGCTGATCGCCAGCGGCGCCAGTTGGAGCGCCATTGCGCGTTCCGTTCATCGCTCCGGACACGTGGCCTCGCTGACGGCGCTGTCGCTCCATCACGGCGGCACCGATACGATCTATGCGCGCCGCCCCGAGGGCTTGAGTGAGCTCGACGGGCAGCTGTTGTTCGATCTCGGCACTACCGATGATGCCGAGCTTGACGATCTTTTCGCACAGGCCGAGGCAGCCGAGGAGGCGGGCGATTACGACGAGGCGGCGGCATTTTATCAGCGTTACCTCGGCATTGACCGCACCGACTCAGTCGCCGCGTTCAACCGTGCCAATTGCCTCAGGGCCGCAGGCCGCGACATGGAAGCGGCGCATGACTACGCACGCGCAATCAAGCTTGACCCGTCCTTCCTCGAGGCCTGGTTCAATCTCGCCGGACTGATGAGCGAATGCGGACGGGTCGACGCCGCCCGCAGACACCTCAAGAAGGCAATCGAACTCGACGGTGATTACGCGGACGCCATCTTCAATCTGGCGAAGCTCGAATTCGATATCGGCAATCTCGGCGAGGCGCGCCGTTGGTGGATCCGCTATCTCGAGCTTGACAAAAATTCCGAATGGGCGCGGGCGGCCGAGCGCGGTGTGCAGTTCGCCGATATTCACCTCCTCCCGAGAACAGCGGACTAA
- a CDS encoding Ku protein has protein sequence MAPRASWKGYLRLSLVSCPVRLYPATSSSERITFNQLHKDTHNRINMKPVDPELGLVERSDLVKGYEYEDKKYIIIEDADLESVKIESNHTMNIEAFVDEGSVDVIYQDAPYYLAPDGAMAEETFVVLREALRRTGKLAIARLVLSSRERVVTIGPRETGMFVCTLRNPNEVRGTAEYFGNIPVGNLDPEMLQLAEALIEQKLTTFDPRNYEDRYEIALMQMIREKLKGHKPIIAAAPERGNVINLMDALKASLSQSKPPAKSKSKSEPAATPAAKAATAKQTTAKSATKKKV, from the coding sequence ATGGCACCCAGGGCAAGTTGGAAGGGTTATCTGAGACTCAGCCTCGTGAGCTGTCCGGTAAGGCTCTACCCCGCCACCAGTTCAAGCGAGCGGATCACCTTCAATCAGCTCCACAAGGATACCCATAACCGGATCAACATGAAGCCGGTCGATCCGGAGCTCGGCCTTGTCGAGCGCTCTGATCTCGTGAAGGGCTATGAATACGAAGACAAGAAGTACATCATCATCGAAGATGCCGATCTTGAGAGCGTCAAGATCGAATCCAACCACACGATGAACATCGAAGCTTTCGTCGACGAGGGATCGGTGGACGTCATCTACCAGGATGCCCCCTATTATCTTGCGCCCGACGGGGCGATGGCCGAGGAAACCTTCGTCGTACTGCGCGAAGCTTTGCGCAGAACCGGCAAGCTGGCGATCGCACGATTGGTGCTGTCCAGTCGGGAACGGGTGGTGACAATAGGACCGCGCGAGACCGGCATGTTCGTCTGCACCTTGAGGAACCCCAACGAAGTGCGCGGCACGGCGGAGTATTTCGGCAACATTCCGGTTGGAAATCTCGACCCCGAGATGCTCCAGCTCGCCGAAGCGCTCATCGAGCAGAAGCTTACGACCTTCGATCCCAGGAACTACGAGGACCGTTACGAGATCGCGTTGATGCAGATGATCCGCGAGAAGCTCAAGGGTCACAAGCCAATCATCGCAGCGGCTCCCGAACGCGGCAACGTCATCAACCTTATGGACGCGCTGAAAGCAAGCCTCTCCCAGTCGAAGCCACCGGCCAAGAGCAAGAGCAAGTCGGAGCCGGCTGCAACACCGGCTGCAAAAGCTGCGACAGCCAAGCAGACTACCGCCAAATCCGCCACCAAGAAAAAAGTCTGA
- the ligD gene encoding DNA ligase D, which produces MATSKLQDYRKKRDFSKTPEPAGNLAGDGNRFVVHKHHATADHYDLRLQVGGVLKSWAVPRGPSLNPADKRLAVQTEDHPLEYIDFEGVIPEGEYGGGPMIVWDTGVWAPMDDVEESLRKGAFKFRLAGEKLNGGWMLARLKARPGEEDQRNWLLFKERDLAADATIDILAERPESVKSGRRIEELVEKPKPPAKPVKLNPGALPGAVRAPAPARIEPQLASQTDIPPGGTATGEVWLHEIKFDGYRTMAHISGDEVRLITRGGLDWTKRYGDLPAAFRRLTSRDAIIDGEIVVPDDRGISRFSLLQDALAEGAGNKLVFYAFDLLHLDGWSLMDVPLEKRKSLLAQLLAGYTSARSAIQFSDHVPGDGRGLYERASEMGLEGIVSKRASAPYRSGRSKTWTKTKALLPGDFVIAGYTTSEAAGGLAALALGEWVDGELHYRGKVGTGFDAAMLKELLARLEPLRAGAAKLEGAPKEIIWVRPVLTAHIHYANRTADNMLRHAVFKGLRDVELSTPVSSQRKRLISDADLAGISITNPTRRLFGKSGPTKLDIAVYYALVGDFMLPHILGRPVSLVRCPTGRPQDCFFQRHPFTGMPSSVETFQSTNSEGETKSYLSVEGAKGYLALAQFGVVEFHTWGTTRKQLEKPDRIVFDLDPGERVGWREVVEAAVHIRAELEALGLVPFVKTSGGKGIHVVVPIKPKLDWKKLHRATSDIATRLAASAPDSFTTTMGKENRIGRIFIDFHRNARGHTSAAPYSLRARTNLPASTPVSWADLETIDAPEDLNYSSLPGLLATSGDPWSDMGEFARDLPLLSRAG; this is translated from the coding sequence ATGGCGACATCGAAGCTGCAGGACTATCGCAAGAAACGCGACTTTTCGAAGACGCCCGAGCCGGCCGGAAACCTTGCCGGTGACGGCAATCGCTTTGTCGTGCACAAGCATCATGCGACGGCGGACCATTATGATCTGAGATTGCAGGTCGGCGGCGTCTTGAAAAGCTGGGCCGTGCCAAGAGGGCCGTCTCTCAACCCCGCTGACAAACGACTGGCGGTGCAGACCGAGGACCATCCGCTCGAATATATCGACTTCGAAGGCGTCATTCCCGAGGGCGAATATGGCGGCGGGCCGATGATCGTCTGGGACACCGGCGTCTGGGCGCCGATGGACGATGTCGAAGAGAGCCTCAGGAAAGGCGCCTTCAAGTTTCGCCTGGCCGGCGAGAAGCTCAACGGCGGTTGGATGCTGGCACGGCTGAAGGCCAGGCCCGGCGAGGAGGATCAGCGCAACTGGCTGCTGTTCAAGGAACGCGATCTTGCCGCCGACGCGACCATCGACATCCTCGCCGAGCGTCCGGAAAGTGTCAAATCCGGTCGACGGATCGAGGAGCTTGTCGAAAAGCCGAAACCGCCTGCCAAGCCGGTCAAGCTCAATCCCGGTGCGCTGCCGGGCGCCGTGAGAGCGCCGGCGCCGGCCCGCATCGAGCCGCAGCTCGCATCCCAGACGGATATTCCGCCCGGCGGCACCGCAACAGGCGAGGTCTGGCTGCACGAAATCAAGTTCGACGGCTACCGCACCATGGCGCATATATCTGGCGATGAGGTGCGCCTCATCACCCGCGGCGGCTTGGACTGGACGAAGCGTTACGGCGACCTGCCTGCGGCCTTCCGGCGGCTGACGAGCCGCGATGCCATCATCGATGGCGAGATCGTCGTTCCAGACGACAGGGGAATCAGCCGGTTTTCCCTGCTGCAGGACGCGCTTGCCGAGGGTGCTGGCAACAAGCTGGTGTTCTATGCCTTCGATCTCCTGCATCTCGACGGCTGGAGCCTTATGGACGTCCCGCTCGAAAAGCGTAAGTCGCTGCTCGCGCAACTGCTGGCAGGATACACATCCGCGCGCTCCGCCATCCAGTTCAGTGATCATGTCCCTGGCGACGGACGCGGACTCTACGAACGCGCTTCGGAAATGGGGCTTGAGGGGATCGTCTCGAAGCGCGCTTCGGCCCCGTACCGCAGCGGCCGTTCGAAGACCTGGACCAAGACCAAGGCGTTGCTGCCGGGTGATTTCGTGATCGCCGGTTATACCACGTCCGAGGCAGCGGGAGGACTTGCGGCACTTGCGCTCGGCGAATGGGTTGACGGCGAACTGCATTATCGCGGCAAAGTCGGAACGGGCTTCGATGCCGCAATGCTCAAGGAATTGCTCGCCCGGCTGGAGCCTCTGCGCGCCGGGGCAGCCAAGCTCGAAGGTGCTCCGAAGGAGATCATCTGGGTCCGGCCGGTGCTGACGGCGCATATTCACTACGCCAACCGCACCGCCGACAATATGTTGCGCCACGCCGTATTCAAGGGGCTTCGCGATGTCGAACTCTCCACGCCGGTCTCAAGCCAGCGGAAGCGATTGATCTCGGACGCGGACCTTGCCGGAATCTCGATCACCAATCCGACGCGCCGGCTATTCGGCAAGTCCGGACCGACCAAGCTCGACATCGCAGTCTACTATGCCCTCGTCGGCGACTTCATGCTGCCGCATATTCTCGGCCGCCCGGTCTCGCTGGTGCGTTGCCCGACGGGAAGGCCTCAGGATTGCTTCTTCCAGCGTCACCCCTTTACTGGCATGCCCTCTTCGGTGGAAACCTTCCAATCTACCAACTCAGAAGGAGAGACGAAGTCCTATCTCTCCGTAGAAGGCGCAAAGGGATATCTGGCACTGGCACAGTTCGGAGTTGTCGAATTTCATACCTGGGGGACGACGCGAAAGCAGCTTGAAAAACCCGATCGCATCGTCTTCGATCTCGATCCCGGCGAGCGGGTCGGCTGGCGGGAGGTGGTCGAGGCAGCGGTTCACATCAGGGCCGAGCTCGAAGCGCTGGGCCTCGTTCCCTTCGTCAAGACGTCGGGCGGCAAGGGCATTCATGTCGTCGTGCCGATCAAGCCGAAGCTCGACTGGAAGAAGCTGCATCGGGCGACAAGCGATATTGCCACCCGCCTGGCGGCGAGCGCCCCTGACAGCTTCACGACGACGATGGGCAAGGAGAACCGCATAGGCCGGATTTTCATCGATTTCCACCGCAACGCCCGCGGACACACGTCGGCGGCACCCTATTCGCTTCGTGCGCGCACCAATCTACCGGCCTCCACCCCTGTGAGCTGGGCCGATCTCGAAACTATCGACGCTCCGGAGGATTTGAACTATTCTTCGCTGCCAGGCCTCCTGGCCACGTCCGGCGATCCCTGGTCCGATATGGGCGAATTCGCCAGGGATTTGCCGCTGTTGTCTAGAGCGGGATGA
- a CDS encoding bifunctional allantoicase/(S)-ureidoglycine aminohydrolase: MQSNYYFPKGGHPPQSNLLTDRAIFTEAYAILPKGVMRDIVTSYLPHWTNTRLWVLSRPLSGFAETFSQYIMEVGPSGGSERPETDPGAEAVLFVVDGEFHLTIGGKSHLMQPGGYAFIPPGAEWSLRNDASMPTRFHWFRKAYEKVDGIPVPEPIITNEREIAPTPMPETDGRWLTTRFVDPLDMRHDMHVTIVTFEPGAVIPFMETHVMEHGLYVLEGKAVYRLNADWVEVEAGDYMWLRAFCPQACYAGGPGKFRYLLYKDVNRHMALGGSGRFA; the protein is encoded by the coding sequence ATGCAGAGCAACTACTATTTTCCGAAAGGCGGCCATCCGCCACAATCGAACCTCTTGACGGACCGGGCGATCTTCACCGAGGCCTATGCGATCCTTCCCAAAGGCGTGATGCGCGATATCGTCACGAGTTACCTGCCGCATTGGACGAACACGCGGCTCTGGGTCCTGTCGCGGCCGCTGTCGGGCTTCGCCGAAACATTCTCGCAGTACATCATGGAGGTGGGACCTTCAGGAGGAAGCGAGCGGCCAGAGACCGATCCGGGCGCCGAGGCCGTGCTGTTCGTGGTCGACGGCGAGTTTCACCTGACGATCGGCGGGAAATCGCATCTGATGCAGCCCGGAGGATACGCCTTCATTCCGCCCGGCGCCGAATGGAGCCTCCGCAACGATGCATCGATGCCGACGCGGTTTCACTGGTTCCGCAAGGCCTATGAGAAGGTCGACGGGATTCCCGTCCCCGAGCCGATCATCACGAACGAACGAGAGATAGCGCCTACGCCAATGCCGGAAACGGATGGGCGGTGGCTGACGACCCGTTTCGTCGACCCTCTCGATATGCGCCACGACATGCATGTAACGATCGTCACATTCGAACCGGGCGCCGTTATTCCTTTCATGGAAACCCACGTGATGGAGCATGGCCTTTACGTCCTCGAAGGTAAGGCGGTGTATCGCCTCAACGCGGATTGGGTTGAGGTCGAAGCCGGCGACTATATGTGGCTGCGCGCCTTCTGTCCGCAGGCCTGCTATGCCGGCGGTCCGGGCAAGTTCCGCTATCTTCTCTACAAGGACGTCAACCGCCACATGGCCCTCGGCGGATCGGGCCGGTTCGCGTGA
- a CDS encoding C4-dicarboxylate transporter DctA — translation MSKFSRSLFGQVIIALVLGILVGVFWPQFAAQLKPLGDGFIKLIKMVIAPLVFGVVVHGIVGAGDLKKVGRVGLKSLIYFEAVTTLALLLGLVAAYMFGPGHGMNVDPATLDANALSSYTEKVPQVTSTVDFLMRIIPTTIVDAFAKGDVLQVLLFAVLFGSGLALIGERGRQVAGVIDETTQVLFKVIGFIVRLAPIGVFGAIAYTVGKYGIGSLQQLGYLVVLLYATIIVFVFGVLGLIMRIAGFSIFKFLGYLREELMIVLATASSDSVLPQVMRKLERLGIKDSTVGLVIPTGYSFNLDAFSIYLTLAAVFIAQATNTPLASGDLLLILGVALLTSKGAHGIPGSAIVVLAATLSAIPVIPAIGLVLVLSVDWFIGIARALGNLIGNCVAAVVIAVWEDDIDREQAHRVLNGDARGEPSPVFHAPATDIGDVAVPASAVAHPISTP, via the coding sequence ATGTCGAAGTTTAGCAGATCCTTGTTCGGACAAGTCATCATCGCGCTCGTCCTCGGTATCCTCGTCGGAGTTTTCTGGCCCCAGTTTGCAGCACAGTTGAAACCGCTCGGCGACGGCTTCATCAAATTGATCAAAATGGTGATTGCGCCTCTCGTCTTCGGCGTGGTCGTCCACGGCATAGTCGGCGCCGGAGACTTGAAAAAGGTCGGGCGGGTCGGCCTGAAATCGCTCATCTACTTCGAGGCCGTAACGACCCTGGCGCTCCTGCTCGGGCTCGTTGCCGCCTACATGTTCGGCCCCGGACACGGGATGAACGTCGATCCGGCGACGCTCGATGCAAACGCGTTGAGTTCCTACACGGAAAAGGTTCCCCAGGTTACGAGCACGGTCGACTTCCTGATGCGCATCATTCCGACGACGATCGTAGATGCTTTCGCCAAGGGCGATGTTTTGCAAGTGCTGCTGTTCGCGGTCCTGTTCGGATCGGGCCTTGCCCTCATCGGTGAGCGCGGCAGGCAGGTCGCCGGTGTGATCGATGAGACGACGCAGGTGCTGTTCAAGGTGATCGGCTTCATCGTCCGGCTGGCACCGATCGGCGTCTTCGGCGCGATTGCCTACACCGTCGGAAAATACGGCATCGGCTCGCTGCAGCAGCTCGGCTATCTGGTCGTTCTGCTCTACGCGACGATCATCGTTTTCGTGTTCGGCGTCCTTGGCCTTATCATGAGGATCGCCGGGTTCAGCATCTTCAAGTTTCTTGGCTACTTGCGCGAAGAATTGATGATCGTGCTCGCGACGGCCTCCTCGGACAGCGTCCTTCCGCAAGTCATGCGCAAGCTCGAACGCCTCGGCATCAAGGATTCGACGGTCGGCCTCGTCATCCCCACCGGCTATTCGTTCAATCTCGACGCCTTCTCCATCTACCTGACCCTCGCTGCCGTATTTATTGCCCAGGCAACCAATACGCCGCTCGCATCGGGCGACCTGTTGTTGATCCTCGGTGTGGCATTGCTCACCTCGAAAGGCGCGCATGGTATTCCGGGTTCGGCGATCGTCGTGCTTGCGGCAACGCTCTCGGCCATTCCGGTCATTCCGGCAATCGGACTTGTGCTGGTGCTGTCGGTCGACTGGTTCATCGGCATTGCCCGCGCACTCGGGAACCTGATAGGCAATTGTGTGGCCGCAGTGGTCATCGCAGTGTGGGAGGACGATATCGATCGAGAGCAGGCGCACCGTGTGCTTAACGGCGACGCACGCGGCGAGCCCTCGCCGGTGTTCCACGCACCTGCAACGGACATCGGCGATGTCGCCGTGCCGGCTTCCGCCGTCGCGCATCCCATCAGCACGCCGTAA
- a CDS encoding LysR family transcriptional regulator, whose translation MELRHLRYFIAVAEAASFTAAARSLNISQPPLSQQIKDLEEEVGTRLFERSSRHVELTEAGANFLDQARMILGQVDHATNQARAIGSGQVGMLNIGTTGSVLLGQLSTLIARFRDRWPAVFVRIHEMDPQAQEMALLTHRTDLSFVRKPRHNAELVGRIAWHEKVGVALPEHHPMARLETVELGALRQESFVFLRLADSRFARYLHDCCVGAGFVPNITNEVVESYSLTSLVAAGLGVALVPECIRNLSRPGVIYRPLADPAPEADVYVIHRPNPGPVVASFLEATQSAFK comes from the coding sequence ATGGAGCTACGGCATCTGCGATATTTTATCGCTGTCGCTGAGGCGGCGAGTTTTACGGCTGCGGCAAGAAGCTTGAACATTTCGCAACCGCCTTTGAGCCAGCAGATCAAGGATCTGGAGGAAGAGGTTGGCACGCGTCTGTTTGAGCGCTCGAGCCGGCATGTCGAGCTCACCGAGGCCGGCGCCAATTTTCTCGACCAGGCCCGGATGATCCTCGGGCAGGTGGATCACGCCACCAATCAGGCCCGCGCCATCGGGTCCGGCCAGGTCGGCATGCTCAACATCGGGACGACCGGATCGGTTCTCCTCGGGCAATTGTCGACGCTGATCGCGCGGTTCAGAGATCGTTGGCCGGCGGTTTTCGTCCGCATCCACGAAATGGACCCGCAGGCACAGGAGATGGCGCTGCTCACGCACCGCACCGACCTAAGCTTCGTGCGCAAGCCCCGCCACAATGCCGAGCTTGTCGGCAGGATTGCCTGGCATGAAAAAGTCGGCGTCGCTTTGCCCGAGCATCATCCAATGGCACGCTTGGAAACAGTTGAGCTCGGTGCTCTGCGACAAGAAAGCTTCGTCTTTCTCAGATTGGCCGACTCCCGGTTTGCGCGCTATCTGCACGATTGCTGCGTTGGGGCAGGCTTCGTCCCGAACATCACTAACGAGGTGGTGGAGTCCTATTCCCTGACCAGCCTGGTGGCGGCGGGTCTCGGCGTGGCGCTCGTTCCGGAATGCATCCGGAACCTCTCGCGTCCGGGCGTCATCTATCGCCCGCTCGCCGACCCTGCCCCGGAGGCCGATGTCTACGTCATCCATCGGCCGAACCCCGGCCCCGTTGTCGCGAGCTTTCTCGAGGCCACGCAAAGCGCGTTCAAATGA
- a CDS encoding SMc04171 family calcium-binding repeat protein: MATIVGWYGNDTLRGSEETDYIWGLPGGDNIDAGGGDDFVDGGAESDILTSSSGYDRLDGGAGDDQIFLIGTGGAITGGVGYDGLIIDLSMTSGRLVFNGESGHGIIGYQSANERHIFFHDIEWLRLVAGSGDDRITGTAASDRISTGAGDDVVEAGAGQDIITNTGGHDRLDGGEGNDRFVLVGTGSTVLGGSGDDTLVIDLSAASDQVVFNGENGHGILGYQTPDERHLFFRHYDIERVVLTTGSGNDRIQGSILADVIRTEVGNDVVDAAAGDDMIVDGRGANRLFGGAGNDSITTTLYSAEIDGGLGQDWLRIEERVRTSDATIDFSAGTASTGTVFRGIEQASVALGGGNDTVIAGNLTYAVVYAGAGDDRLVGGAGRDSLHGEGGNDRIDGGGGNDTITTGVGNDVAFGGDGMDTLANNGGRDVLEGGAGDDWFRDATPGGGSLGEGSLMLGGAGNDTFNAYFRGEVDGGEGRDLLQLSLGALPDATDFDAMRGATGTGLTFADIEDFRVTTGIQNDVLRGADGDDAFYALSGNDLLEGRGGNDELRGYSDDDRLFGGDGEDFLDGGPQDDLLSGGNGVDILVGGSGKDTFLWSTESPDQQGIDRILDFDTGSGDVIAFSSAAENNTGIHDYAGFLAASTETAAGVYVAFNGSDTYGLLIEGVSLAAVSANDVVFDIA; the protein is encoded by the coding sequence ATGGCGACGATCGTAGGTTGGTATGGTAATGATACGTTGCGAGGCTCCGAGGAAACCGACTACATCTGGGGCCTTCCCGGTGGCGACAACATCGACGCGGGTGGCGGCGACGATTTCGTGGACGGCGGCGCCGAAAGCGACATCCTCACGAGTTCGAGCGGCTACGACCGTCTCGATGGGGGCGCAGGTGACGACCAGATCTTTCTTATCGGCACCGGCGGTGCCATCACCGGAGGTGTCGGCTACGATGGGCTGATCATCGATCTCTCCATGACGTCCGGTCGGCTGGTGTTCAACGGGGAAAGCGGTCACGGCATCATCGGATATCAGAGCGCGAACGAGCGGCACATCTTCTTCCACGATATAGAATGGCTGAGGCTCGTGGCGGGAAGCGGCGATGACCGCATCACGGGAACCGCGGCGAGCGACAGGATCTCGACCGGAGCCGGCGATGACGTAGTCGAAGCGGGAGCCGGGCAGGATATCATCACGAATACGGGCGGCCACGACCGTCTCGACGGCGGCGAGGGAAACGACCGTTTCGTCCTCGTCGGTACGGGCAGCACCGTTCTCGGCGGCAGCGGAGACGATACGCTGGTCATCGATCTCTCCGCGGCTTCGGATCAGGTGGTGTTCAACGGCGAGAACGGTCACGGCATCCTCGGATACCAGACGCCCGACGAGCGGCATCTTTTCTTCCGGCACTACGATATCGAGCGGGTCGTATTGACGACGGGAAGCGGAAACGACCGTATCCAGGGAAGCATCCTTGCCGACGTCATCCGGACGGAAGTCGGCAACGACGTCGTCGATGCCGCGGCGGGGGACGACATGATCGTCGACGGGCGCGGCGCCAACCGCCTTTTCGGCGGCGCCGGCAACGACAGCATCACGACGACGCTCTATTCCGCCGAGATCGACGGCGGGCTTGGCCAGGATTGGTTGCGGATCGAGGAAAGGGTGCGCACGAGCGACGCCACCATCGATTTTTCTGCCGGAACCGCATCCACAGGCACGGTCTTCCGCGGCATCGAGCAGGCGAGCGTCGCGCTCGGCGGCGGCAACGACACGGTGATCGCCGGCAATCTCACCTATGCTGTGGTGTACGCCGGCGCTGGCGACGACCGCCTCGTAGGCGGAGCCGGCCGCGACTCCCTCCATGGAGAAGGCGGTAACGACCGCATCGATGGCGGCGGAGGAAACGACACGATAACGACCGGCGTCGGCAACGACGTGGCCTTTGGCGGTGACGGCATGGACACGCTCGCCAACAATGGCGGCAGGGACGTCCTCGAGGGCGGCGCTGGCGACGACTGGTTCAGGGATGCCACTCCCGGCGGTGGCAGTCTGGGCGAAGGATCGCTTATGCTTGGTGGCGCCGGCAACGACACGTTTAACGCCTACTTCAGGGGAGAAGTCGATGGCGGCGAAGGGCGCGACCTGCTCCAGTTGAGCCTTGGCGCGCTTCCGGATGCGACCGATTTCGACGCGATGCGCGGAGCGACCGGGACCGGATTGACCTTTGCCGACATCGAGGACTTCAGAGTCACGACCGGGATTCAGAACGATGTGTTGCGGGGTGCCGACGGCGACGATGCCTTCTATGCGCTCAGCGGCAACGATCTTCTCGAAGGTCGTGGCGGAAACGATGAGCTACGGGGCTATTCGGACGATGACCGGCTGTTCGGCGGCGATGGCGAGGATTTTCTCGACGGCGGCCCGCAGGATGACCTGTTGAGCGGCGGCAATGGTGTCGACATCTTGGTCGGCGGCAGCGGCAAGGACACGTTTCTCTGGTCCACTGAAAGCCCCGATCAACAGGGCATCGACCGCATCCTCGACTTCGACACCGGGAGCGGCGACGTGATCGCGTTCTCTTCCGCCGCTGAGAACAATACCGGCATTCACGATTACGCCGGTTTTCTTGCAGCCTCGACCGAAACGGCGGCCGGCGTTTACGTCGCCTTCAACGGCTCCGACACGTACGGCCTACTGATAGAAGGTGTTTCGCTTGCGGCTGTCTCGGCCAACGACGTGGTCTTCGACATTGCCTGA